The Streptomyces sp. cg36 genomic interval GGCGGGCGCGGCGGACGGTGCGGTGTGGGACCGCATCGCGCAGTGCGAGAGCGGAGGAAACTGGCACATCAACACCGGCAACGGCTACTACGGCGGGCTCCAGTTCTCCGCCGGTTCCTGGCGGGCGCACGGCGGCGGGGCGTACGCGTCCACCGCCGACCGGGCCAGCCGGGCGCAGCAGATAGCCGTCGCCACCCGGCTCCAGCGGTCGCAGGGCTGGGGTGCCTGGCCGGTCTGCGCGGCGCGGGCGGGCGCCTACGGGGACGCGCCCTCGGCGCCGAAGCCGTCGGCCCCGAGGAAGACGGCCCCCAAGGCGTGGAAGGCGCCCGAACCGGCGGCGAAGCCCGCGCCCAAGCCGTTCCCCAAGCCGGGCGCCAAGCACTTCGACGCCGTTCCGGTCGCGACCGGGAGCCGCGCCGAGGCGCCCGGGAGCCCCTCCGGCGGCCGGTACACCGTGCGCGAGGGCGACACGCTCAGCACGGTGGCCCAGGCGCACGGCACGGACTGGCAGTCGCTGTACGCGGCCAACCAGGCGGTCATCGGCGGCGATCCGGACCTGATCCTGCCCGGCCAGCGGCTCGCCCTGTAGCCGCACCCGCCCGGTGCCCGCGGGCACTTCGGGCGCCACTGCCCCGCCCGGTCGCCCGACCGGGCGGGGCACGTGCGTCCGGGCGGGGCGGCGACCGGCCGCCGCACCGCGCCCCGGCCTACCGCCCCCCGGTCTCCGCCCCGCTCTCCCGCTCCTTGGGCCGCTCGGGCGCCAGGTCGTCGCGGAACGGCGCGAACTCGGGGTGGTGCAGGTCGAAGGCGGGCGACTCGGTGCGGATCCGGGGGATGGTCACGAAGTTGTGGCGCGGCGGCGGGCAGGAGGTCGCCCACTCCAGCGAGCGCCCGAACCCCCAGGGGTCGTCGACCTCCACCTTCGTCCCGTACTTCGCGGTCTTCCAGACGTTGTAGAGGAACGGGAAGGTGGACATGCCGAGCAGGAAGGCGCCGATGGTGGAGACCGTGTTGAGCGCGGTGAAGCCGTCGGCGGCCAGATAGTCCGCGTACCGGCGCGGCATGCCCTCGGCGCCCAGCCAGTGCTGGACCAGGAAGGTGGTGTGGAAGCCGACGAAGAGCGTCCAGAAGTGGATCTTGCCGAGCCGTTCGTCGAGCATCTTCCCGGTGAACTTGGGCCACCAGAAGTAGAAGCCGCCGAAGGTGGCGAAGACGACCGTGCCGAAGACGACGTAGTGGAAGTGGGCGACCACGAAGTACGAGTCGGTCACATGGAAGTCCAGCGGGGGCGAGGCGAGGATGACGCCGGTGAGCCCGCCGAACAGGAAGCTGATGAGGAAGCCGACCGCCCACAGCATCGGGGTCTCGAAGCTGAGCGAGCCGCGCAGCATGGTGCCGGTCCAGTTGAAGAACTTCACGCCGGTGGGGACCGCGATCAGGAACGACATGAACGAGAAGAACGGCAGCAGTACCGCGCCGGTCGCGAACATGTGGTGCGCCCACACCACGACGGAGAGGCCGGTGATCGCCATGGTGGCGCCGATGAGGGTGAGGTAGCCGAAGATCGGCTTGCGGGCGAAGACCGGGATGATCTCGCTGATGATCCCGAAGAACGGCAGCGCGATGATGTAGACCTCGGGATGGCCGAAGAACCAGAAGAGGTGCTGCCACAGCAGCGCGCCTCCCCACTGGGGTTCGAAGACCACCGAGCCGAACCTGCGGTCCGCCTCCAGGACCAGCAGCGCCGCCGCCAGCACCGGGAAGGCCAGCAGCACCAGGATCGAGGTGAAGAGCACGTTCCAGGTGAAGACCGGCATCCGGAACATCGTCATGCCCGGCGCGCGCATCCCGATGATCGTGGTCAGGAAGTTGACCGCGCCCAGGATCGTGCCGAAGCCGGAGAGCGCGAGCCCCATGATCCACAGGTCGGCGCCGACACCGGGGGAGCGGGTCGCCGAGTTGAGCGGCGCGTAGGCGAACCAGCCGAAGGCGGCGGGGCCGTCGGGCACGAGCAGCGAGCCCAGCACGATGAGCCCGCCGAACAGGAACAGCCAGTACGCCAGCATGTTGAGCCGGGGGAAGGCGACGTCGGGGGCGCCGATCTGGAGCGGCATGATCTCGTTGGCGAAGCCGGCGAAGGTCGGGGTCGCGAAGAGCAGCAGCATGATCGTGCCGTGCATGGTGAACATCTGGTTGAAGGTGTTGTTCGACATGATCTGGAGCCCGGGGCGGGCCAGCTCGGCCCGCATCAGCATGGCCATCAGCCCGGCGATCAGGAAGAAGCCGAACGACGTGATCAGGTAGAGGTGCCCGATCTTCTTGTGGTCCGTGGTGGTCAGCCAGTCCACGACGACCCGGCCCGACGTACGGGCCTCCACCGGTTCCGCCTGCGCGCTCTCCGTCTCCGTACCCATCGCCGCCCCCACTCAGGTGTCAGGCATCAGGCCGGTAGCCATGATGCTCGTGCGGTACCCGGTCCGACAGGGTGCCTGGGGGCCCCGATAGGCGCATACGAGCCATCGGGCCGGGGGGTCGCCGAGGGCGGCGGGGAACCCCCTCCGGTGCGGATCGTGTAAGGATGCGGTGAATTCCCCATGACCCGTCAATTTCCGGCGCGGGGCGACCGGACGGTAATTGTGGCGAGTGTTTCCGGACCGCTCCCGAGGGAATTCCGCAATAGACTCCGACGGGCCGCACAAGGTTGAGCGATTTCCAGCCGGGGTGCGCGGAACTCCCCGTACGAGTGACCAAGTTCGAGGTAAACATCGTCCAAGATCCTGTGACACAAGTGTGACCGGCGGGGGACGTGGTACGGACGTGGGTGGGGCAGGGGCCCCGGCTTCCGTCGCCGCCCGAGGCCCCCTACGGTGGCGGGTATGGCACCCGTACCGACGCCCCCCGCCCGCCCCGACGACGCCCCCGACGCCTATGTCGGCCTGCCCGGCGAAGCCGCCGAGCGGCTGGCACGCGCGCGTGGCTGGACCACCGTCAGGTCCCTGCCGCCCGGCTCGGTCATCACCATGGAGTACCTCGAAGGACGGCTGAACTTCGAGGTCGACCACGGCACGGTGACCCGCTGCTGGCGCGGCTGACCCGTCCGCCCCGCCCGCGTCCGCGCGCGACGAAGGCCCCGGCCGCTCCGAGTGGAGCCGCCGGGGCCTTCGTGCCGCGGGGGTGGTGTGCGTACCGGATCCCCGCTGTCCTGGGGGCCGTCGGGCGGCCCGGGGCCTCAGCCGCCGAGCGGGCGGGCCGGTGCCGGGCGCGGGGCGCGCTCGGAGTGCTGGGGGCGCCTGCTGGCCGCCGGCGGGACCGGCGGGCGCTCGGGGCGCGGCCCGGCGTGCGGCGGCCGGGCGGGGCCGCGGACGCCGGCCGGGCGCGAGCCGCTGGCGGCGCCCACCGGCTCGCGCACGGGCGCGTCGTCCTCGCCGGCGCCGCGCTGGGCGAACATCGCCGGCAGCGCGGCGGCCGGAACGGGCAGTGCGGGAGCGGCCGTTCCGTGTGCGCGCCACTTGGCGCGCAGCATGAGGATCAGGGCCTCGGCACGCGCGATCACCGGCTCGCACCAGGGCAGGGCCAGCAGGATGAGCAGCCCGGCCGCCCAGCCGAGGAGCACGTCGCTGACCCAGTGCGTACCGAGGTAGACGGTGGTAGCGCCGACGCCGAGGGCGACCATCGCGGAGATCACCGAGAGCCAGCGGCGGGCGCGCGGGGTGGTGGCCAGATAGGCGAGGATGCCCCAGGTCACGACCGCGTTGGCGGTGTGGCCGCTGGGAAATATATCGCCGCCCGCGAAGAGCTCGGCCGAGCCGATCTGCGTCGCGTAGTGCGGACCGAGGCGGCCGAGGCCGAGCTTGACCGCGCCGACCGTGATGTTGAGGAGCAGCAGCGAGGCGCCGAGCGCGAGCAGCGGGCGCAGGGTGTGCTGCCGCCACGACCGCCAGCCCAGCCAGGCCGCGACCATCACCGCGGTGGGGCCGCGCTGGCCCAGGACCACGAAGTAGTCGAGGAAGGCGTGCAGCTGCGGCCACTGCTCGTAGGGCCGGAACAGCATGACCTTCCAGTCCAGCTCGACGAGCCAGGACGAGGCGAGCACGGCGACGACGATGGCGACGTAGAACGCCATCGTCGCGCTGAAGAGGATCACGCGGTGACGGCTCATCCGCGGGATCACTATCTTCGGTGGCTCGGGCTCCCGGTCCAGGCGGGCGAAGATTCGGTCGGTACGCACTCAATCGACGTTACAGCGAGTGAGTGACGGCCCAGGCCGATCCGGCGGCTTTGTGATGACGATGTGATGTGGAGTATGTCTCACGTCACCGTTTATTCCCGGGCCCCGGAAATGCGCGGATGACCTTGGTGTCTATTCCTTCGCGGGTCACCCCGGGAAGGCACTGTGAATCCCGTGAATTGGTTCTCCGGGAAGCGGGCCGGAATTCATCGTTCAGCCATGGGGCCCGGCACCCCGTGCCGAGATCGTCCGGCACCGGGTGCCAAGATCATTATTGCGGACCGGCGGTGCCCGTGTGCCGTTGGTGACGGATGTGGCGCACGCCACACCACGGGCCGGTGGCGGTGAGAGGTGTACCACGTGTCGGTGGCTTGAACTCGCGTACGCTGACGGCTCACTCGCTCGTCGATGCCGGGCCCACAAGACCGCGCAGGTCCAGGGTCCGCCGAGAGCGGGGAAGACGCGTCACCGCAGGGCACGACGCGTCCCGGGACCCCGGCAGCGGGGCCGCCGTACAGGAGGTACACACATGGCAGGAACGACCACGGACGCCGCACGCGCGCGTGCGCAGGCCGACGGTGCCAACCGCTGGGTCGTCCTCGTCGTCCTCTGTGTGAGTCTGCTGCTGGTCGCGCTCGACGCGACCGTCCTGCACGTCGCCGTGCCCTCGGTCACCGAGGACCTGCGCCCCAGCGCCGTCGCGCTGCTGTGGATCGTCGACGCCTATCCGCTGGTCTGCGCCGCCCTGCTCATCCTCTTCGGCACCCTCGGCGACCGCGTCGGCCGCCGCCGGGTGCTGCTGCTCGGCTACGGCATCTTCGGGCTCGCCTCGGCGGTCGCCGCGCTCGCCGGGTCGGCCGAGGTGCTGATCATGGCCCGCGCGCTGCTCGGCGTCGGCGGCGCGATGATCATGCCCGCCACCCTCTCCATCCTGCGCGCGGTCTTCCCCGACCGCCGCGAGCGGGCCACCGCCATCGGCATCTGGACCGCCACCGCCGCGATCGGCGCCGCCACCGGGCCGGTCCTCGGCGGCTTCCTGGTCCAGCACTTCTGGTGGGGCTCGGTCTTCCTGGTCAACATTCCGCTGATGGCGCTGATCCTCCCGCTCGGCCGCAAGCTGCTGCCGGAGTCGAAGGGCAGCAGCGACGGGCCCTGGGACGTGCTCGGCGCGCTGATGGCCGCCGCCGGAGTGCTCACCCTGGTGCTCGGGGTGAAGCGGCTCGGCGCGGGCCACGGTCCGCTCGACGTGTGGACGCTGGCGCCGCTGTGCGCGGGCACCGCCCTGCTGATCCTGTTCGTACGGCGGCAGAAGCGCCGTGCGCATCCGCTGGTGGACATGCGGATGTTCGCCCGGCCCACCTTCTCGACCTCGGTCGGCTGCATCGTCCTGGCCATGCTGGCGCTGGTGGGCCTGGAGCTCATAGCCGTGCAGTACCTCCAGCTGGTGCTCGGGCTCGGCCCGCTGGAGACCGGTCTGCGGCTGCTGCCGCTCACCTTCGCGGCGATGGCCGCCGGGGCCACCGGTTCGTACACCCTGCGCGCGCTCGGCCCGCGGACCATGGTGGTCTGCGGCTTCGCGCTGACGGCCGCGGCCGTCCTGCTGCTCGTACTGATGGGGCAGCACGACCGGCCCGCCCTGCTGACCTGCGCGTTCATAGTCCTGGGCTTCGGGCTCCAGACGACCCTCTTCGGGGCGTACGAGTCGATGCTCAGCGAGGCGCCCGCCGAGTGCGCGGGCGGCGCCGCCGCGATCGGCGAGACCTCCTACCAGCTCGGCGCGGGCATGGGCATAGCCCTGCTCGGCAGCGTGATGAACGCGGCCTACGGCCCCGCCCTCTCCTCGGTCCCCGGCGTCCCGGGCGAGGCGTCGGCGGGCGCGGCCAACTCGCTGGGCGAGGCGTACGACGTGGCGGACCGGCTCGGCGGCCCGGCGGGCGCGGCCCTGCGCACCGCCGCCCGGCACGCCTTCGTCCACGGTCTGCATGTGACGCTGCTGGTCAGCGCGGGGCTGCTGGTGCTGGGCGCGCTGGCCGCGCTGCGGCTGCCCCGGGTGATGGAGTGCGGCGTGCCGTGCGCCGAACCGGCGGCGCTGCCCGAGCAGCGGGCCGAGCTCCAGGTCCGGGTGCCGGCCGCGGTGGCCGCCGAGGCGGCCGGGTCTGGACGCGCGGGACACTGAGCCGTAACGTCGGCGCCCGGCGATAACTATCACCGCTAGTTTTGTCCGGGCCGCACCCCGGCCCCGCACGTCCAGGTAGTGACCCACAGGTTCCGACCCACGGGCTCCGCGCGAGCCTTCGGAGGCATCCTCATGTCCGCACCCGCCAAGCTGCCCCCCTTCGACCCGGCCGACCCCCTCGGGCTCGACGACCTGCTGAGCCCCGAGGACCTCGCGATCCGCGACACCGTCCGCACCTGGGCCGCCGAGCGGGTCCTGCCGCACATCGCCCAGTGGTACGAGGACGGGGAGGTGCCCGTCCGCGAGCTCGCGCGCGAACTCGGCGACATGGGTGCGCTCGGCATGTCCCTGACCGGCTACGGCTGCGCGGGCGCCACCGCCGTCCAGTACGGCCTGGCCTGTCTGGAGCTGGAGGCCGCCGACTCCGGCATCCGCTCGCTGGTCTCGGTCCAGGGCTCGCTCGCCATGTACGCGATTTGGAAGTACGGCTCCGACGAGCAGAAGGAGCGGTGGCTGCCGTCGATGGCGGTCGGCGAGAGCATCGGCTGCTTCGGTCTGACCGAGCCCGACATCGGCTCCGACCCGGCCGCGATGCGCACCCACGCCAAGAAGGACGGCACCGACTGGGTGCTGAGCGGGCGCAAGATGTGGATCACCAACGGCTCGGTCGCCGCGGTCGCGGTGGTCTGGGCGCGGACCGACGAGGGGATCCGGGGCTTCGTCGTACCGGCCGGCACCCCCGGCTTCTCGGCGCCGGAGATCCGGCACAAGTGGTCCCTGCGCGCCTCGGTCACCAGCGAGCTGGTCCTGGACGAGGTGCGGCTGCCCGCCGACGCGGTGCTGCCCGGGGTGGTCGGCCTCAAGGGCCCGCTGAGCTGTCTGTCGCACGCGCGCTACGGAATCGTCTGGGGCGCGATGGGCGCGGCCCGGGCCTCGTTCGAGGCGGCCGTCGACTACGCCAAGGAGCGCGAGCAGTTCGGCCGGCCCATCGGCGGCTTCCAGCTCACCCAGGCCAAGCTCGCCGACATGGCGGTGGAGCTCCACAAGGGCGTCCTGCTCGCCCACCACCTGGGCCGGCGCATGGACGCGGGACGGCTCCGCCCCGAGCAGGTCAGCTTCGGCAAGCTCAACAACGTGCGGGAGGCGATCGAGATCTGCCGCACCTCGCGCACGATCCTCGGGGCCAACGGGATCTCGCTGGAGTACCCGGTGATGCGGCACGCCACCAATCTGGAGTCGGTGCTCACCTACGAGGGCACCGTGGAGATGCACCAGCTGGTGCTGGGCAAGGCGCTCACCGGGCTCGACGCGTTCCGCTAGGGCCTTCGCCGGCGGATCCGCCCGCCGTCGACGTGCCGGGGCCGCGCGGTGCGGGGTCCGGTGAGCGCCCTGCTCAGCTCTGGTTGAAGAAGCCGCCGGTGGCCCGGCCCGCGGCCTCGCCACTGACGATCTGGGTGTCGGCGGGGGTCAGCAGGAAGACCCTCGTCGCCACGCGCTCGATCGAGCCGCGCAGCCCGAAGGTGAGGCCGGCCGCGAAGTCGACGACGCGCTTGGCGTCACCGGGCTCCATGGACGTGAGGTTCACGATGACCGGGACGCCCTCGCGGAAGAGCTCGCCGATGCCGCGCGCGTCCCGGAAGCCGTCCGGCGTCACGGTGGCGATCCGGCGGCCCTGCTCCTCGGCCGCCTCGGAGGCCACCCGCACCCGCGGGTCGGTCACCCAGGCTTCGCCGGACCCGGCTTCCTCGGTGTACTCGTCGTCGTAGTAGCGGTCGTCGTTGTCCTCGACAAGCCCCAGCCAGGCACTCGCCTTGCGCACCGATCCCATGGACGCCTCCTCTCACAGCGGACTTCTTCTTGCTTCTTCTCTCGTTCCGCATCCCTATGGTCGTCCATCATGCGGATAGTGCGCCAAGTGGATAGCCGCCGTGCAGGGGATTCGTGACGGGACTGGTGCAGAAGATGTGGCGAATCGTCAGCTTTCTTCCGCTGTATGACGGGTAACCGATACAAAATATGAACTTCCGTCCGGACGGGTGAGGGCGGGGACGTACGGGTGAACGGTTTCGTCGATACGATGCGTGCCGCACTGTAGATCGAAGCGCCGGGCGGGCAGCCCCGCGCCGCCCGGGGGAGCGTCGTGTTCGGAATCGTCAGGCCCTGTTCGCACCGGCTCACCGAGGGCCTGAAGACCGAGTGGATGGCCCATCTCTGCGGCCTCTGCCTGGCACTTCGCTCCGACCACGGCCAGTTCGCGCGGGTCGTGACCAACTACGACGGCCTGATCGTCTCGGTTCTGACGGAGGCTCAGAGCGAGCGCACCCCGGCCGCCCGGCGCACCGCCGGGCCCTGCCCGCTGCGCGCGATGCGCACGGCGCCGGTCGCCCGGGGCGAAGGGGCCAGGCTCGCCGCGGCCGTCTCTCTGGTGCTCGCCTCGGCGAAGGTCCGCGACCACGTGGCCGACCGGGACGGCCTGTTGAAGCGGCGGCCCGCGGCGCTCGCCGCCCGCCGCGTCGCCACCCGCTGGGACCGGGCGGGCGCGCGCACCGGCGCCTCCCTCGGCTTCGACACGGCGGTGCTGGTCGACGCGGTCGACCGGCAGACCGCGATCGAGGCGCTCGCCGGACCGGGCACCTCGCTGCTCACCGTCACCGAGCCGACCGAGACGGCCACGGCCGCCGCCTTCGCGCACACCGCCGTCCTCGCCGGACGGCCGCACAACGCCGAGCCGCTGGCCGAGGCGGGCCGTCTCTTCGGGCGGCTCGCCCATCTGCTCGACGCCGTGGAGGACCAGGGCGCCGACGCGGCGTCGGGCGCCTGGAACCCGCTGACCGCCACCGGGACCGACCGCGCCGAGGCCCGGCGGCTGGCCGACGACGCCGTGCACGGCATCCGGCTGGCCCTGCGCGAGGTGGACTTCGTCGACGGCAGGCTGGCGCACGTGCTGCTCGCGCACGAGCTCACCCAGTCCGTCAACCGCTCCTTCGGCACCGCGGGCTGCGCCCACGGCGACGGCCACGCCGCGCACGGCGCCCACCAGCCGGGCCCCTACGGCAGCCCGCCGCCGGGCGGCCCGTACGCGCCGGTGCCCGGCAATCCGTACGGGGCCCCGCCGCAGGGCGAGCCGCCCCGGCCGCCCGCGCCGCGCGGCCTGCTCGCGGGGTGCGGCGTCTTCGCCGGGCTCTGCTGCACCTGTCAGCTGTGCTGCGCCGGTGAGTACGAGGGTCCCTGGTCCCGGCGCAAGCGCGAGGGCTGCTGCCGGGACTGCGACTGCTGCGATTGCTGTGACGTCTGTGAGTGCTGCGATGGATGTGACTGCTGTGACTGCGGTTGCGACTGCTGACGTACCGTCACGAACCCTCTATCGAGGGTCACTTGTGTTCGGGGGGTGAGATCCGCGACGCGGGGGTCGCGGACTCGTCCGGGGTGGTGCGAGGGGAGGGGTGCGCGGTGCCGGCCGTGTGAAGGCGTGGGGAGACCGGCGCGCCTGGGCGGCCGGGAGGAACGCGGGCAGGGCGGTCGGCTCAACAGGAAGCGGACCACACTCGACCGAAGTCGATGTGGGAGCGCGTGACCAGCCACTGCTGCGGATGCATGGCCCCAGTGGAACAGGCATTCGCCCGGGGCGTCAACTGCCCCGGGACGGGGCGCTCACAGTGCGGACGGCCTTGACAGCGGACCGTGGGCGCCGCATAGCCTCGGGACCGGACCGTGCTGAGGGGCTGGTCCGCGCCGTGTCCGTGAAG includes:
- a CDS encoding transglycosylase family protein → MSVGTSRSSSGRGRGTAAVIAAAVAAAPLALLAVSAGPAGAADGAVWDRIAQCESGGNWHINTGNGYYGGLQFSAGSWRAHGGGAYASTADRASRAQQIAVATRLQRSQGWGAWPVCAARAGAYGDAPSAPKPSAPRKTAPKAWKAPEPAAKPAPKPFPKPGAKHFDAVPVATGSRAEAPGSPSGGRYTVREGDTLSTVAQAHGTDWQSLYAANQAVIGGDPDLILPGQRLAL
- the ctaD gene encoding cytochrome c oxidase subunit I yields the protein MGTETESAQAEPVEARTSGRVVVDWLTTTDHKKIGHLYLITSFGFFLIAGLMAMLMRAELARPGLQIMSNNTFNQMFTMHGTIMLLLFATPTFAGFANEIMPLQIGAPDVAFPRLNMLAYWLFLFGGLIVLGSLLVPDGPAAFGWFAYAPLNSATRSPGVGADLWIMGLALSGFGTILGAVNFLTTIIGMRAPGMTMFRMPVFTWNVLFTSILVLLAFPVLAAALLVLEADRRFGSVVFEPQWGGALLWQHLFWFFGHPEVYIIALPFFGIISEIIPVFARKPIFGYLTLIGATMAITGLSVVVWAHHMFATGAVLLPFFSFMSFLIAVPTGVKFFNWTGTMLRGSLSFETPMLWAVGFLISFLFGGLTGVILASPPLDFHVTDSYFVVAHFHYVVFGTVVFATFGGFYFWWPKFTGKMLDERLGKIHFWTLFVGFHTTFLVQHWLGAEGMPRRYADYLAADGFTALNTVSTIGAFLLGMSTFPFLYNVWKTAKYGTKVEVDDPWGFGRSLEWATSCPPPRHNFVTIPRIRTESPAFDLHHPEFAPFRDDLAPERPKERESGAETGGR
- a CDS encoding I78 family peptidase inhibitor, translating into MAPVPTPPARPDDAPDAYVGLPGEAAERLARARGWTTVRSLPPGSVITMEYLEGRLNFEVDHGTVTRCWRG
- a CDS encoding phosphatase PAP2 family protein, whose protein sequence is MRTDRIFARLDREPEPPKIVIPRMSRHRVILFSATMAFYVAIVVAVLASSWLVELDWKVMLFRPYEQWPQLHAFLDYFVVLGQRGPTAVMVAAWLGWRSWRQHTLRPLLALGASLLLLNITVGAVKLGLGRLGPHYATQIGSAELFAGGDIFPSGHTANAVVTWGILAYLATTPRARRWLSVISAMVALGVGATTVYLGTHWVSDVLLGWAAGLLILLALPWCEPVIARAEALILMLRAKWRAHGTAAPALPVPAAALPAMFAQRGAGEDDAPVREPVGAASGSRPAGVRGPARPPHAGPRPERPPVPPAASRRPQHSERAPRPAPARPLGG
- a CDS encoding MFS transporter, translating into MAGTTTDAARARAQADGANRWVVLVVLCVSLLLVALDATVLHVAVPSVTEDLRPSAVALLWIVDAYPLVCAALLILFGTLGDRVGRRRVLLLGYGIFGLASAVAALAGSAEVLIMARALLGVGGAMIMPATLSILRAVFPDRRERATAIGIWTATAAIGAATGPVLGGFLVQHFWWGSVFLVNIPLMALILPLGRKLLPESKGSSDGPWDVLGALMAAAGVLTLVLGVKRLGAGHGPLDVWTLAPLCAGTALLILFVRRQKRRAHPLVDMRMFARPTFSTSVGCIVLAMLALVGLELIAVQYLQLVLGLGPLETGLRLLPLTFAAMAAGATGSYTLRALGPRTMVVCGFALTAAAVLLLVLMGQHDRPALLTCAFIVLGFGLQTTLFGAYESMLSEAPAECAGGAAAIGETSYQLGAGMGIALLGSVMNAAYGPALSSVPGVPGEASAGAANSLGEAYDVADRLGGPAGAALRTAARHAFVHGLHVTLLVSAGLLVLGALAALRLPRVMECGVPCAEPAALPEQRAELQVRVPAAVAAEAAGSGRAGH
- a CDS encoding acyl-CoA dehydrogenase family protein, translated to MSAPAKLPPFDPADPLGLDDLLSPEDLAIRDTVRTWAAERVLPHIAQWYEDGEVPVRELARELGDMGALGMSLTGYGCAGATAVQYGLACLELEAADSGIRSLVSVQGSLAMYAIWKYGSDEQKERWLPSMAVGESIGCFGLTEPDIGSDPAAMRTHAKKDGTDWVLSGRKMWITNGSVAAVAVVWARTDEGIRGFVVPAGTPGFSAPEIRHKWSLRASVTSELVLDEVRLPADAVLPGVVGLKGPLSCLSHARYGIVWGAMGAARASFEAAVDYAKEREQFGRPIGGFQLTQAKLADMAVELHKGVLLAHHLGRRMDAGRLRPEQVSFGKLNNVREAIEICRTSRTILGANGISLEYPVMRHATNLESVLTYEGTVEMHQLVLGKALTGLDAFR
- a CDS encoding cell division protein SepF; amino-acid sequence: MGSVRKASAWLGLVEDNDDRYYDDEYTEEAGSGEAWVTDPRVRVASEAAEEQGRRIATVTPDGFRDARGIGELFREGVPVIVNLTSMEPGDAKRVVDFAAGLTFGLRGSIERVATRVFLLTPADTQIVSGEAAGRATGGFFNQS
- a CDS encoding DUF5685 family protein, which translates into the protein MFGIVRPCSHRLTEGLKTEWMAHLCGLCLALRSDHGQFARVVTNYDGLIVSVLTEAQSERTPAARRTAGPCPLRAMRTAPVARGEGARLAAAVSLVLASAKVRDHVADRDGLLKRRPAALAARRVATRWDRAGARTGASLGFDTAVLVDAVDRQTAIEALAGPGTSLLTVTEPTETATAAAFAHTAVLAGRPHNAEPLAEAGRLFGRLAHLLDAVEDQGADAASGAWNPLTATGTDRAEARRLADDAVHGIRLALREVDFVDGRLAHVLLAHELTQSVNRSFGTAGCAHGDGHAAHGAHQPGPYGSPPPGGPYAPVPGNPYGAPPQGEPPRPPAPRGLLAGCGVFAGLCCTCQLCCAGEYEGPWSRRKREGCCRDCDCCDCCDVCECCDGCDCCDCGCDC